In Bacillus anthracis str. Vollum, a genomic segment contains:
- a CDS encoding helix-turn-helix transcriptional regulator encodes MTVKNKIKELRVQHEITQVQMAKDLQVTRQTIVAIENNHYNPSLELALKIAHYFNLKMEDIFTLE; translated from the coding sequence ATGACTGTAAAAAATAAAATTAAGGAACTACGAGTACAACATGAAATTACACAAGTACAGATGGCAAAGGACTTACAAGTTACAAGACAAACGATTGTAGCCATTGAAAACAATCACTATAATCCAAGTTTAGAATTAGCATTGAAAATAGCTCATTACTTTAATCTAAAAATGGAGGACATTTTTACACTTGAATAA
- a CDS encoding DNA translocase FtsK: protein METFKQRLPLFTTITLISGFILSFGFGLVNYIKLLYYAFEPPSYPIEITYVPLILMFFSLLLGEFSFRFYSRIPALHVKNGKLIILIVSHIAVDIQFLWFATAPIHAKVIPYLTDKSKHVNFGEYEAIGHVLTGNFHTLTMIFVFLPTVFMILFTLWYSGHIVRYREEILKWVQKYEYKNHKLQKWFNSQEEQIYPDVEIGPHIEHKEMVRIKGKDRTLNGIIIGPIGSGKTSSLIIPMINQDLHWMVRFINKFETAYKKNDYDTEEVKGTFLNGVTVIEPSNDLCQKVFKLVQAHKIPASSVYYIDPTNPDTKNINILRGPVDKVAEVFAMVIQGLSESNNAFFEQAQRNHLKQHIYLLKLHNPQKDVTFDDLIEMYDDVERVHRMHKLLKIQVEKLYDFVQTGAASRDQKNEYKIIKGIEEWFNNTIREKMDFQGEPAVYKSGKYRGQPMHYDREEEYVKGLRNILKDLASNVLIRRVLFGKSDFDFDVHLEQGGILLVNTAKGELADLSNVLGKFVLLSMQNAVFRREPNVSPYHHIIVDEFPDYVVKPFKEFPAQSRKYKVILTIASQTLSQLALDFTEQYMFTLLGSFRNKMIFGDVTPYDAKIFSDMFGEKEEFKEAESEQGISPMQDNPVSRLGSTYKKTKEVVMSPGDIMAQGAFICAARIVQDNHVQPVQQITSNFVPKEEFSQAITRVDEEIGRYWENERLRLINESIAKANPMKHVDAENMKKVQTLPPIQEDEMKQNSSVETTEEQQHIVSLEDYKEHKSHNETLSNEPATMNQQGDVDDEAENKLYEDIKEFIIESQQVSPSLLQRKFRIGYMKAMQYIEKLEQNLVVSSYTGDSNRKVLISNNSRITEETSINTTHSSDNTISQEVAIPSEDKGTVQEETHIESVSTAITEPVINEVIEEVIDIESPLMDECHEINMEVSELNKELSITMLKQDWNTDSIIHSRIPDETEPLFEEFPSDGLPVTMIGTAETSIESTSIPVTITEPEETHVEINTIPIEETLNHTEENKLDEDVAKVYESISITVQENLEKNREDHLKNDVKQPEYKPMSYKERQEHLKYQQKNKNNKSQSLVNNIEKPKQKTSNVMSKELNNFFD, encoded by the coding sequence ATGGAGACATTTAAACAACGATTACCGTTATTTACTACAATCACCTTAATTAGTGGATTTATTCTTTCATTCGGATTCGGTTTAGTAAACTACATCAAGTTACTCTACTATGCATTTGAACCACCTTCTTATCCTATAGAAATTACATATGTACCGCTTATTTTGATGTTCTTCTCTTTGCTATTAGGAGAATTTAGCTTTAGGTTTTATAGCCGTATTCCTGCTTTGCATGTAAAAAATGGGAAATTAATAATTTTGATTGTCTCTCATATTGCAGTTGATATTCAATTTTTATGGTTTGCAACTGCTCCAATCCATGCAAAGGTTATCCCGTATCTTACGGATAAATCAAAACATGTTAATTTTGGTGAGTATGAGGCCATAGGTCATGTTTTAACAGGGAATTTTCACACACTCACTATGATTTTTGTCTTTTTACCTACAGTATTTATGATTTTATTTACACTTTGGTATAGTGGCCATATTGTTCGTTACCGAGAAGAAATATTAAAGTGGGTACAAAAATACGAATATAAAAATCACAAGTTACAAAAATGGTTTAATAGCCAAGAAGAACAAATATACCCTGACGTAGAAATTGGACCGCATATTGAGCATAAAGAGATGGTTCGTATTAAGGGGAAAGATAGAACGCTAAATGGAATCATTATTGGTCCAATCGGTTCTGGTAAAACATCAAGCTTAATTATTCCTATGATAAATCAAGATTTACACTGGATGGTACGTTTTATAAATAAGTTTGAAACAGCCTATAAAAAGAATGATTATGATACAGAAGAAGTAAAAGGAACATTTTTAAATGGTGTGACTGTTATTGAACCGAGTAATGATTTATGTCAAAAAGTATTTAAATTGGTACAAGCACATAAGATCCCAGCAAGCTCGGTTTACTACATTGACCCAACCAATCCCGATACCAAAAATATAAACATTCTGCGTGGACCGGTAGATAAAGTAGCAGAGGTTTTCGCAATGGTTATTCAAGGTTTATCTGAATCTAACAATGCGTTCTTTGAACAAGCCCAGCGTAACCACCTTAAACAACATATCTATTTATTAAAGCTTCACAACCCGCAAAAAGATGTTACCTTCGACGACTTAATTGAGATGTATGATGATGTAGAACGTGTTCACCGTATGCACAAACTATTAAAAATACAGGTCGAAAAGCTATATGATTTTGTTCAAACCGGAGCTGCTTCACGTGACCAAAAAAACGAATATAAGATTATAAAAGGAATTGAAGAGTGGTTTAATAATACGATTCGTGAAAAGATGGATTTTCAAGGTGAACCAGCAGTTTATAAATCTGGAAAATACCGCGGACAACCGATGCATTATGACAGAGAAGAAGAATATGTAAAAGGTTTACGCAATATCTTAAAAGATTTAGCTTCAAACGTTTTAATACGACGTGTTTTATTTGGTAAATCCGATTTTGATTTCGATGTCCATTTGGAGCAAGGTGGCATTTTACTTGTAAATACTGCGAAAGGGGAATTAGCCGACCTTTCAAACGTATTAGGAAAATTTGTATTGCTAAGTATGCAGAATGCGGTATTCCGGAGAGAACCAAACGTCTCACCTTACCACCACATAATAGTCGATGAGTTCCCAGATTATGTGGTGAAGCCGTTTAAAGAATTCCCTGCACAATCCCGTAAATATAAAGTAATTTTAACAATTGCTAGCCAAACGCTATCTCAATTAGCTCTCGACTTTACAGAACAATACATGTTTACTTTACTAGGTTCATTCCGTAACAAAATGATATTTGGAGATGTAACGCCATATGATGCAAAAATTTTCTCTGACATGTTCGGTGAAAAAGAAGAATTTAAAGAGGCGGAATCCGAACAGGGTATTTCTCCTATGCAAGATAATCCTGTTAGTCGACTAGGATCAACCTACAAAAAAACAAAAGAAGTTGTTATGTCACCAGGGGATATCATGGCACAAGGTGCATTTATCTGTGCTGCTCGTATCGTACAAGACAACCATGTGCAACCTGTCCAACAAATTACGAGTAACTTTGTACCAAAAGAAGAATTTTCTCAAGCTATTACACGGGTAGATGAAGAGATAGGACGATATTGGGAAAATGAACGTCTTCGCCTTATTAATGAATCTATTGCAAAAGCAAATCCTATGAAGCATGTAGACGCAGAGAACATGAAAAAAGTTCAAACTTTGCCGCCTATACAAGAGGATGAGATGAAACAAAATAGCTCTGTAGAAACAACTGAAGAGCAACAGCACATTGTATCATTGGAAGATTATAAGGAACACAAGTCTCATAATGAAACCTTATCTAATGAACCTGCAACTATGAATCAGCAGGGAGATGTTGATGATGAAGCTGAAAATAAGTTGTATGAAGATATTAAGGAATTTATTATTGAATCACAACAAGTCTCGCCATCTCTTCTGCAAAGAAAATTCAGGATTGGCTATATGAAAGCTATGCAATATATTGAGAAGTTAGAACAAAATCTAGTTGTAAGTTCTTACACAGGGGATAGTAATCGTAAAGTATTAATTTCAAATAATAGTAGAATAACAGAAGAAACAAGTATTAATACTACTCATTCATCTGACAATACTATTTCACAGGAAGTGGCGATTCCAAGCGAAGACAAAGGAACCGTACAAGAGGAAACACATATAGAAAGTGTAAGCACTGCAATAACTGAACCAGTCATAAACGAAGTAATAGAGGAAGTCATAGATATAGAATCACCCCTAATGGATGAATGCCATGAAATAAACATGGAGGTATCCGAACTAAACAAAGAATTGTCTATTACTATGCTAAAGCAAGATTGGAATACGGATTCCATCATTCATTCCAGGATTCCTGATGAGACTGAACCACTGTTTGAAGAATTCCCATCTGATGGACTTCCCGTTACAATGATAGGAACTGCAGAAACAAGTATAGAATCTACTTCAATTCCCGTTACAATAACAGAGCCGGAAGAAACACATGTAGAAATCAACACGATTCCCATTGAAGAAACGCTTAATCATACCGAAGAAAACAAGCTAGATGAAGATGTAGCAAAAGTGTACGAATCTATTAGTATTACGGTTCAAGAAAACTTAGAAAAAAATAGAGAAGATCATTTGAAAAATGATGTGAAGCAACCAGAATATAAACCTATGAGTTACAAAGAACGCCAGGAGCACTTAAAATATCAGCAAAAAAATAAAAATAACAAATCGCAGTCGCTGGTTAATAATATTGAGAAACCTAAGCAAAAAACATCGAACGTAATGAGTAAAGAATTGAACAATTTCTTTGATTAA